The Chryseobacterium suipulveris genome window below encodes:
- the mltG gene encoding endolytic transglycosylase MltG, translating into MKKGCSIFAGIALLALLIGGWFGYRYYQKYFANNVEKEGYILIPHSANFNSILDSITPFVKNKESFAAVAKDKNLNRFFNAGRYRIKSGTNNTDLVNMIKAGNQTENTYRIGDFFTVYQMVGRVAKKTELDSLRFATDFNKIASEKGYSSAEDLKKYFFIDTYNFFWTVTPKEFFKKFEDEYNTFWNAERKQKEQQSGLTRNQIYALASLVYKETGGKPDEMKTVAGLYLNRYKKGMKLQSDPTVIYAVAKANNFKDAPIRRVLFKHLREDSPYNTYANVGIPPGPICVVDKNSVDAVLNAEKNDYIYMCANPAKFGYHKFTASAAEHAVNAKAYQDWLNSKNIK; encoded by the coding sequence ATGAAAAAAGGTTGTTCAATATTTGCGGGAATCGCTTTACTGGCACTGCTTATCGGCGGTTGGTTCGGCTACAGATACTACCAGAAATATTTTGCCAACAATGTGGAAAAGGAAGGATACATCCTCATTCCCCACTCTGCGAATTTCAACTCGATTCTCGATTCGATCACGCCTTTTGTGAAAAACAAGGAATCGTTTGCTGCAGTTGCGAAAGATAAAAACCTGAACCGTTTTTTCAACGCCGGTCGTTATCGGATTAAATCCGGAACCAACAATACCGATTTGGTCAACATGATCAAAGCTGGAAACCAAACCGAAAACACCTACAGAATCGGGGATTTCTTCACGGTTTACCAAATGGTGGGAAGAGTCGCCAAAAAAACGGAACTCGACTCGCTGCGTTTTGCCACAGACTTTAACAAAATTGCCAGCGAAAAAGGATATTCCAGCGCCGAAGATCTCAAGAAATATTTCTTCATTGATACCTATAACTTTTTCTGGACTGTAACTCCAAAGGAATTCTTCAAGAAATTCGAGGACGAATATAACACGTTTTGGAACGCAGAAAGAAAGCAGAAAGAACAGCAATCGGGACTTACGAGAAATCAAATTTATGCATTGGCTTCATTGGTTTACAAAGAAACCGGCGGAAAACCCGACGAAATGAAAACCGTTGCCGGACTCTACCTGAACCGCTACAAAAAAGGGATGAAGCTGCAAAGTGACCCTACTGTGATCTATGCCGTTGCCAAAGCCAACAATTTCAAGGATGCGCCGATTCGCCGCGTACTCTTCAAACATCTTAGAGAAGATTCGCCCTACAACACTTATGCAAATGTGGGAATTCCGCCCGGACCGATTTGCGTGGTCGACAAAAATTCTGTGGACGCAGTTTTAAACGCCGAAAAGAACGACTACATCTACATGTGCGCCAATCCTGCAAAATTCGGTTACCACAAGTTTACGGCAAGTGCGGCGGAACACGCAGTGAATGCAAAAGCATACCAGGACTGGCTGAACTCGAAGAACATTAAATAA
- the dapF gene encoding diaminopimelate epimerase, with translation MEFFKYQGTGNDFVMIDNRDLQFPKDRALIEKLCDRRFGIGGDGLILLENATETFSSFRIEEKKVADPDSSANEVQSENSEIFTPTLKGAISEFPDFKMVYYNSDGNESTMCGNGGRCIVAFAHFLDIFEDRTTFIAIDGLHEAEIKNGIVKLKMGDVNSIKNLDGNFELNTGSPHFVKFVDDVENYEVYTNGNEIRNSATYKTEGINVNFAEEISDGEIFVRTYERGVEDETYSCGTGVTASALVFMKDKNQTSVKVKVLGGNLKVYADKDGDSFKNIWLEGPAKQVFRGKIDL, from the coding sequence ATGGAATTTTTTAAATATCAGGGAACAGGAAACGACTTCGTGATGATCGACAACCGCGACCTGCAGTTCCCGAAAGACAGAGCGCTGATCGAGAAACTGTGCGACCGAAGATTCGGAATCGGCGGCGACGGCTTGATCCTTCTTGAGAATGCAACAGAAACTTTTTCATCCTTTAGGATTGAGGAAAAAAAAGTTGCTGATCCAGATTCTTCAGCTAATGAAGTACAATCCGAAAACTCTGAAATATTTACCCCGACCCTAAAGGGAGCAATTTCAGAATTTCCTGATTTCAAAATGGTGTACTACAATTCCGACGGAAACGAAAGCACCATGTGCGGAAACGGCGGAAGATGTATCGTGGCTTTTGCCCACTTCCTGGATATTTTCGAGGACAGAACAACCTTTATCGCCATTGACGGATTACACGAAGCCGAGATTAAAAACGGTATTGTGAAGCTGAAAATGGGCGACGTGAACTCCATTAAGAACCTCGACGGAAATTTTGAGCTGAACACTGGTTCTCCACATTTCGTGAAATTTGTGGACGATGTCGAAAACTATGAAGTTTATACGAACGGTAACGAAATAAGAAATTCTGCGACTTACAAAACTGAAGGAATCAATGTGAACTTTGCCGAAGAAATCTCGGATGGCGAAATCTTCGTAAGAACCTACGAACGCGGCGTGGAAGACGAGACCTACAGCTGCGGAACGGGAGTCACCGCTTCTGCGTTGGTTTTTATGAAGGACAAAAACCAAACCTCTGTCAAAGTGAAAGTTCTCGGCGGAAACCTGAAAGTATATGCCGATAAAGACGGGGATTCCTTTAAAAATATTTGGTTAGAAGGACCCGCGAAACAGGTGTTTAGGGGAAAAATTGATTTATGA